Below is a window of Macadamia integrifolia cultivar HAES 741 chromosome 8, SCU_Mint_v3, whole genome shotgun sequence DNA.
TGCAgaaatttatttaataaaataatttgtGAAAATAATGTGAAGTGATAGGATTCACCTCTACTGAGAAAAATtgtaatgattaaaaaaaaaaaaaaatgttacaacTTCTGACTTCACTATTCTAGGTGACGTAAGATGCGTTTcgatttttgtattttttggtaACATAGGCAAAGAGCAGGGCTTAAAAAAATCGGAGAATCGAATTGAGTCGGCTGTTTTGTATTAGAATTGATATACTCCTTCCAAGATTCCTTGAATAGTTGGTTTTCAGACAAAAGGGGCGATTATAGGGTTACTGGGCCGAATCCGAGTCCACCGTGAATTAGAATAAACCGAGACCGATCTTGTAATAGAAACCTTTTCGTTTTTCTTGTTCAGCTTGTCTACAGGTCGTTTTCTTCGCTCTCCTGTAATTGTGTTGCTGTTCTTCGCTGCCAGCGAAGAACAACGACGATGAGTTCTGGTTTTGATTCCTTCATTCGCCTGAACATTGGTAACTTCGAATCTCTGATCTCCATTTCGCATTATTTCTTAGGTGTAAAAGAGTTAATAATTAAGAAGCAAGAGTTTATGATTCCTACATACCATAATTGGGTTTTGACTTCGTTGATTCTTTATGCGCGTTACCTTTTGTCTCTTATCCGTTTCAGTAGAAAGTATCTGAGATTGATTGGTTTCATGGCTGTAAAAACCTTAAATCCTCGATTCGACAGGGAGAAGTTGCGAAATTAGCATACCTACCCCTTTATAATCATCAAGATTTATCGCAGAAGAATCTTTAACTCATACGCGGCCTAGTTCCTTAGCCGGTTAAATCTTTTCGTATtcatagtattttttttttcttgagtgaGAATTTAAAGCCTAATTTCCCCTGGTCTTCTTTTAGGTCGTTAATTTTCCATAGATTGTTCTTGgaaataaatttctatttagtTGGGAGAATCTGAAAGTGCTCATTTACTGGAAACAATTCTCTTCGATTATGTTACATGTCATAGTTATATGCTGTCCTCTGATTATTTTGGTGTTTAGGTATTCAATTTATTGACATATCCGTGTTTTTTCATAGGGGGAAAGAAATTCTGCACAACAGTGGACACGTTGACTCAACGTGAACCTGATTCAATGCTTGCAGCAATGTTCAGTGGCCGCCATACAGTTTCTCAAGACCCTGAAAAGGTACTCTTTTGTCTTGGTTCTTGTGGGAGTGGGATTCATTCTGTGTGCCATCCTCCCGGGTGGTATAATGACCTGTGATTCTATGTTAACACTAGAgacaaaagaaaacagaattCACATCATGCCAATGGGAACTTTCCTCGTGTAcattatctctcttctcttccttatcTGGCTAATTCATTTGCTATAGTTATTGGACCTAGGGCTCCAAATGTCCAATGTGAGAACCATCAACAATTTAAACTGGTCAAAGCTTTAGGATAGTAAAATGGTTCATAAATTCCAGTAACTTATTACTGCCTCATCCATTCACTTAGGCTAGGCGTTGgcatgcacacacacattatTTTCGTGTTCACTTATTTCTGCAAGCAGTTGTAATAGGGGTTTCTTGTATGCAGTGATTGATATTctaccccccccaccccaaaaaaaaaaaaaaaaNNNNNNNNNNNNNNNNNNNNaaaaaaaaataataataataatagtaattttTCTCAATTCCATGTTTGATCTTTTTAAGTTTATAAGTGGTGATCTTTATCCATTAAGTGGTATCTTTGGTAGTAAAATTTTGTGTCTTGCCATTCTAGATATCAATAGGAATGAGAAagatatttcaatttaaaaCTTACAACCCTCTGAAGTCTTTGTGTAGTCTGGTTGTGAGGTCTGTCTCTATGCTGATTTCTTATGCACTGTCTACAGACTCTATACTTGGGGTGCTTATGCAATGCCTATGATCTTCCTATTGAGTAATGATTTCCTTTGCTAAGATATATAGTTGGTATCACACGCTCAACTCGTCAAATGATTGTTTTGCCAAAGTTTGGCATTCATCATTTTCTCTTAGTCCAATATATGCTGCTTATGCCTATTTCATATGCCTTTCCCTGTCCCTTGATTTTCATGCTTCAGTGCCATGTAATTTCTTCAATGATTGAAGTTTCGAAATGCAAATTCGTCCATTAGAAGTAATATGCATAtgcatcttttttttcctttttcgaGTACTTGGATCAACCTTTATTCTTTGATCATACTGAATTCTTGCAGGGGTTTGTCTTTGTTGATAGGGACGGGAAGCATTTTCGGCATATTCTCAATTGGTTGAGGGATGGTGTTGTTCCCACACTGAAAGATTTAGAATATCCAGAGCTTCTGCGTGAAGCAGAATACTATCAACTACTTGTAAAATTTCTCTTTGCAGCTGGATGGCAACCATTTAGTTGGTTCATTCTGGATAGTTTATTAGCAATCATTTGATGACATTTTAATGCCTCTAGTTGATGGTGGATTTCAATTGCTTCCAAACATTCATTGAGATGCATTATACCAATGCTGCTGTTTCGGTTTCCATTGAATTTCAATTCTTTGCTATCAAAAGTTGTTTATTGTTTGTACTCTGGTTTGTTTTCAGTGATGAGAAGACAAAGGAAAACTCTACTTATTATGGGATATGCAATTTCTTTGAGTCTTTTAAATCGTAGGAGCATACTTATTTCTCGGATATGTAATTGTGTTTTGATGGGATCAATGTTAGCATCTTGCATTATTAGTAGATTTGCTTGCTCTGGATTCGGGAGGACATTGTTTTTGAAAAGCTCTTAAGTTCAAGCAGAACATAGTTTTTTTTAGTAGATTTGCTTGTCTTGATTCTGGAGGACTTTGTTTTTGAAAACCTCTTAAGTTCAAGCAGAACATAGTTTAACACATTCTTGTATGGGTATAATGTTGTTAAAAAGCAAAACCTGTACCATCTCTTTGAGTTCCCTGTTTTAGCTGGTTTTTAGTGCAAGTTGATTATGAGGATACTGCAGTTATATCACTCACCCAtggagcgatccatacccatctgggtatccaacgagagatgaaccggatccatattgagtccttagtctagtaggattttagaaatttactttatttaagaAGATTggcttttatttgattttattcactttattttagcaagttGGGTTCACATACAATTTAGAGAGTCTTAGTAGAGTCAGTTTGCTTAGTTATGGTAGTTTCCTTATTTCAGTTGGTTGctaattatgtcttttatttttccctatatattggttgtaaccgGTGGACAAAATTAGagaatagaaaatatgaattgagtaaGTGTTTGAGAGCCTGCGGGCTTGtgtgcgattctccccccttTCTTTGTGCAATTtttccctctcccctgcaactctgagaatCATCTCAGagaattcttccctacccctactggccctccatcaatgAGTTTTTTGTATGTGGTAGACTAATTTACAAATTGGTAAGTCTGTTTAGTTGATTTCAGGGTGTAAGttttactactctctctctctctctcttttttttttttttttttatttggttcttCTGTTTCTATGTCATTGACCTGTACTGTAGGTCAGATGAGCTTAAGGTTCCTTTACATTAAACATTGAATGTTTCTGCACGCATGCAttattgcatttatttatttttaagtcaAAGTTCttgcatgcatgcatgtatTTTTGGGTCTGCAGATTTAGAACCTCATTTGCTTGATCATCATGCATGTTGAACTTGTGACACTTTAGTCTTTTATTCCCAAATCAAGACTCATATCTCTGAAGCAAATGGTTTGTTAATATATACAGAGCATGACCAGTACGCACATTCTATTCTTAAAGGTCCAGATTTATTCCTTGACTCAGTTAACCTGGCCAAATTGGTGGTAAGGCCCACTATGTCCGCTGCACCTTCTTTGGTTGAAGGTCAGCATCAGAATGGTGGTTGGATGCTCTATGGTCAGCCCATGTTTATTTTTTCTACTGATTAAATCCTAAAAGAGCTTCGCGTCTTGCTTTCCAAGCAAAGAACATGCCAAGAAAAGGTTAATAACAGTTTGCCTGTAAAATCCGACTCACTTCCCCAGAATGTTTGCTGTATTTTATTTACTCTTTGGCTTGGTTATGTGTCATAACTAAGTGTCTCAGTATAGATTTTTCCTCAGGGTTTTTAGGTATTTTAGCCTGAAGTCAGAGTCAAGTAATGTGTAACGTTAGACATGGAATGGGAATTCTGAGTTATTTTAGAAACTGCATACTGTTTGTATTCAGTAAATGATTTTCGAAAATTCAGTGGTATTGTTGCTGAAAATTGCAGCATCCTGCATGCTTGTCGATTAGAAAATTCAGGGTGCCTTATGGTCTAAAACCGTGTCGTTGCTCTATGTTTGTTACTTCGTTTTTCGATCAATATGAAGATATGATGCCCTgtactttgtttattatatgttggttttctcattttagGTTATTATTAGAATATTATAtaatcatattgcattgatatggcttcaatgTTTCATATAAGCGTAATTATATATAATAATCATTGCTTTATTACGTATAATCATATACTGCAAACCTAGGGTTGCGTAGGCGGGCTGCCTTCTTGCcactccaacaccttgggtagCCTAGTCAGCTAGACCACTATGGTCTTATTAATGCTGAACTAATCCCAAACTAAGGAAATCCAGCGGGAGATTAGCTTGCGACAGGAGTGCAGGGTAAGGACAATAGACACATTAGGAGAAATTCCAATAACTTGCTGTTTAGTTGATAAAGACAAATCTGATTTGGCCAAAGCTCTGGTTGTGGTCTAATAGCAGGGTAGAATATGCCAGTGAATATGATTGAAAGCTGATCGTCAGATTCACAGAAGGAAACTCAAGAACTGCAGAATTGATGCTAGATTTTCAAAACAGAAAGCTGTTTGGAGTTTTAAGTGGATGAATTTTTACCccccagaaaagaagaagaaagtaggaAAATCACAGACAGAAGTCTGATTCAAAACTCTGATTTGAAGGAGTTGAGTTGAAGTAAGATTTCAGAAATTGATGGAGAAAACCAACTGAAAACATAATCTGATTTTGATACTTTAACAAGCAAATAGATGGCAAATTCTAGTAGTGCTTAATTGGGGATTAAATCAATGAACCAAAACTAGAAATTGATATATGAAGAGAGACGAGAATTAAAAGAAATCAGAGAAGAAAGTAGAGGAGCTAGAAGAAGATATTAGAGAATAAGAataacagagaagaagagagaggaaagtTCACACCTGATCTTAGAGGTGAACAGATttggaagaagggagagggagatcaGATCTGGAATGCCAATCCCGTATGCAGTGCTCAATAGCATCAAAACTCTTGAAAAACTCAATTTTTTACAGAAAGCGTGCTTAATTAAGGAGGAGGGGTTATATTACGTATATAAAAACCTTCTGAAATTCCTAAATTGACTCAAAAAAGGACTCCTAATCACTTTCATACAGTGAATAAAGTACAGAGACTCAAAATGGAACTCTTAGAATCCTTATCTAATTCAAACAACTAACCACTAATCCCGTGTACTAACTTCACCCCCACTTTATGTGCTTATAAATTGGGTCCGttacaatgaaacccaagaAACTAGAAGGCTCAACATATAACGTAACTACCCAAAGCTTGTTTTCAGCCTATTGGATTGCCATCTGCCCCTTGTGGGGTCTTCTAGACTTACATCTAGGCTTCCATACGGGATCAATGTttaatgcaactgcatcacttGGGTTCCAGCCTACTGTATTTCACATGTTTCATATTGTACTCCCAATTATTATTTACCATGACTTTGCTGTGCTTGCTCTATGCACTGATGGTTCAGCCGAAAGGACTTTTCAAATCAGATGATCTGTTGACATTTTTCGTGTGTTTCTGAGTAAAGATGGTTAAGGTTTTTGGTAGGACCCTCCAGGCATGGTGGTTTAACAATTTGGCTGCTGACTTCATGATTTGTGACTGAAAACTGTGAGAGTGCATATTTAGAATATTTTTGTATGATGTTGCGATTTGCAAAGATTAGAACTCTACTTTCTGAGTCTTTATGTAtgtctatgtgtgtgtgtgtttgtttgtTCACTGGTCAAGAGTACATTTTAGAATTGCAGATCATTCAAGGATTGAAACATCTTTTTACATGCTCATAgtgggaaaataaaattattcccttttcttttagaTTTGTATTGGCAATAAATTTTGGCATTCTGGCAAGAAAAGGGTACTTTTGGTTCTCTATGTGCTTTTGGCATTGTCATCTTTATtcttaaacaatttttttttgtatacaTACTTTCAGGGATTAGTTGAGGGAATCCATGCAGTTTTAAATGGGAGcaaggatgaggatgatgatgctAAAATGGACATGACTGAATTGACACGCACAGATATCATCAAATGTATACAATCTAAGAGAGTTAGATTTAGAGGGGTGAATCTATCTGGCCTTGATCTCTCTAAACTGGTAAGTTCTCCTGGTTTCTAGGTGCTTTAATTTCAGTGGGCAAACACTTAAAAAGTATATATAGCTTATTGAGTTTAATTATTTGGACATGAACCTTATATTTCTTATAGCAAATGCCAACTACTTGTACTCTTTAATTGTGGTAGCCTTTTGGGTCCACTGTAGAATGATTAGCAGAGAATGCTTCCCAAAATTCGATATCATGATTCTTGTTGGGGCTTtcatatatatacttttttttttgataaatgcaTCATCTAGTTCAAATTTTCATTACAAAGAGGTGAAGATGAATTAGTTTCTTTCTAATGTACAAAAGATTTTTTAAAGACCATCTTAACCTTTTATACATTCTGAATTTTTATTAGTACCATCTAAATCTTATTTATGGAGGTGCTCCCTTTCTCTTCTGTTTTTAGGTTGCCACCTAGTTCTcaacaacaactcaaccttatcccaactaaaaggggtcggctacatggacccGATCAAAGATAGTAAGatgaaagtaaaagtaaaagaaaaggagcAAAACACAACGAATCAGAAAAatctcacctaaatggggtcagctacatgtaTTCTTGCCCACTAGTTAGATCTATttaggtcatacttgggacaatacctaaactatgcatgaatttcctcactacttctcctatggtcattttaggcttgcccctatctcttttagcttcttcaatctgaatcagatcactcttAATTGGTGCATCTccaggcctccgttgaacatggtcatgccacctcaaacgattttcttggagcttatcatgaattggcacaactcccaaatcagccctAATATGgttattccttactttatccttcttagttttgctgcacatccatATCAACATCCTCACCTTTGCTATacatagcttatctatatgacactttTTAACAAATAACAACCTAACATTGTGACCTGTACATCATAGCCAGTTGAGCGACTGTcctatagaactttcctttaGGCTTTCAAGGAATACGCCAATCACACAAGACTctggatgcacctctccacttcatttaTCCTACCTTAATCATTTGTGAaacatcctctatatcaccttatttatttatagttgaCCCCTAATACTTAAAATGATCACTTTGCATTACCTCACTATCAATCTTCACCATTTCACTGTCCAtcgtagtgtgactaaagttacacatcatatacgcCGTCTTCGTGCCatttatcttaaaacctcttgattctaagGTTGATCTCTATTGCTCTAAGTTAGCGTTAATTCCAGCTTTGTCATCaacaaagagcatacaccacagAACATCATCTTGAATGTTCCtcgttaaatcatccatgataagcgcaaatAATTAAGGGcctaaagttgatccttgatgtagaGAATTGCAATTGGGAATTCACTTCTTGCCCTCCCACAATTCTCACACTAGTCATACATATTAGTTAATTATATGTACATTATTACTCCatacccttctcttctctagtattTGCTAGATTAGCTCTCATGGGAACTCTGTCATAGCCtttttctaagtcaataaagaccatatgagATCCTTCGTACAAGCTCTAAATCTTTTTATGAGCCTCCTAAGTAGGTAAATAGCTTCTATTGTGGATCTacttggcataaaaccaaattaattctctaagatagtagtttctcttcttaggtgggcttcaataactTTCTCCCACAATTTCGTAGTATGATTTGTAGTTTTATGCCTCAGTTATTGCAGCTCtggatatcacctttatttttgtagattcgGTGGCCACCTAGCTCTCGATTTCCAAATATACTTAAACACTCTTGCTTGATTGTAGTGCTATTAATATAAGAGATTATCTCAGTCTCTCCTCTATAtcatgaagaaaaaaaggggtgaTGAAAGGCATAATTTTAGACATTTTTCATGCTGATTTGTGCAACCCGATTGATTTGCATAGTTCTGAATGCCATTGCTTTTCTTTGGAAAAGAATCTCTCTAATGCATTTTGTTTTGAAACATGCCAGGACCTGTCATTTGTTGACTTCAGCTATGCATGCCTTCGAAATGTCTTCTTCTCACGAGCAAATCTTCAGTCTGCAAAATTTCTGGtatttttagtttgtttctGTGAATTTTTCTGGGgttgcaagtgcagtctcagtATACTGCAAGTGGctgctgtttttttttgggtgaatatgcAAGTGGCTCCTGTTATTTCCTTGGATCTTGTATTTTGGTTCtcattttatattgaatttGGCTACAATGTTTTACTAGTGCCTGAAaaaagtcatgtttctggataCATAAAggtgttattattttttactgCTTCTAGtttaaatatataatattgaAACCTACTTATTTCCTTCACAGGTTGTCGAGGCTGAGGGATCCAATTTTCACAATGCTATCCTGCGTGAGTAAGATTCTTAACAAAGAAATATTAGATTTCGTTTAGTAGCTCTGTAAATTTCTGCCACAATAACCTTGTATGGTAGACCGTCTAATTGGTGCAGGGGTATAAATAATTATGAATTTTCTACTTTACATTCCAATTTCAATGCTTTGGAAAAGGCTGAACAGCCACAGAAAAATCTGTGTTTCTTcttgtatcaaaaaaaaaaaaaaaaaaaaaaaaaaaagaaaaaaaagaaaaaaaagaaaaaaaagaaaagaagaagaaagaaggagaaaaatccTTTTTGGCTGTTGCTGGGCAAaatgctttgtttattatatgatCATCATTTAAGGACATGCATCAtccttttctattttgtgaGGTTATACTTTCTATCATGTGTTAATGTTTTTCTCTTACCTAGGGAAGATGTCAATTTATGGGTGCAAACCTTCGTGGTGCTGTATTAGCCGGTGCTAATCTCCAGAGTGCAAATCTACAGGGTAAATAATTTTACTGGTCTATTTCCTTTAGATGTACATTTGATCTCACTTATCTCAAGTGTTacctttctttttaattttaattttttcttgatgaaattgCTAATTAATTGACAGAGAGATGCATGAGACACAATTTCGATAGCCTAAGGAATGCTAAAGAATGCTGGGTTCTTGTTTCTTTCCCTATGACCAGGATTGTCTGTAAATGGAATATCAAAAGCAATAACAGAAAACACATTACTTGGAAGATAATTAAAATGCTCTTTTTTTGGATGAGAGACAACAAGAAGTTTACATAtgtaaaaaagaatatatatcaCAACAAAGTGAACCATATGTTTACCATATAAATGTAAACACAGAcagagaagggaaaaataagATAATAAAAGCGTCTATACGTCAATTAGTTTCGCAATACAAAGTCTGCCAGTTCTTCTTAAAGCTGGATCTGTTAACCCTTAGGAACTCTCCTTCCATGGATGCTTTATGGTCAATTCCTAATCTTACATCTATACTCAGGTGCATTCACTTTGCTTCGCAGCTCTGCTCTACCATTTGCCtagctaaaaaataaataacttatTTTGGGTGATAATGTGGTAACTCCTATAAGAAGCTGAAAAGCAGGAGTTCCTTGGAGTTAAAAAGATCCAGTTTAGGGAGAAATTGCCACTGTTTAATAGGGGAAAAGGATAAAAATCTTTGAAAATAGAGAAGCTTCCCTCATCAAACTTTGCCAATTGTCCTCATAGTTTATTTCTCTTACAACATTCTTGTGGGAATGTAGGATTAGATGCAAACTAATGTTGGTTTGGATGCAAACTAGTGCTTTATTAGGCTATTTAATGAGTAGGATATATTGAAAGCTCTTGGAGAATTTGTTTGGGATGAATCACTGGACCTTGACGGGTTCACAATGTAATGTTTACATTCTTGTAAGAATGTGTAATTGAATTTAGAGAGGATTGGTTAATCAGGTTATTTGACAAGTAGATTGTGAAAGCTCTTGACAGATTTAGTGGGGATTATTCACTGGGCTTGGCGGCttcataaggtttttttttctgggaaCATTGAGTGGTCTCAAATAAGATATGTTGATGTTGGGGTTGAAagttgtagaaatgcaaccctaaaatgatgcagaagataatgaaaaaacaagaacaagtaatgcacatagatttacgaggttcggcaagattgcctacgtccctggtgagatgagatcttgcttcactatcaatggagaattaGGTTAtaacgctcgtccctcacacctctcagtattgcttgcattacagagaaagaaaccctcgctacaaatatataacgaaaaatcCTAATCCAGAAAATAcacaactgccctcaaataaaaaattcgagctaTCCCCCTTACAATCCCCACGACCCGTTAAttggctagcgggaccgccgtccttcCTGTTGAGGCGTTGCACCAGCACTcgctggattaaactgtgacgaaatacaagacatcgtacaccaacaatctccaccttggcttgaattctgtcgagcctcctgtaaagacaatctgtagacgtcttcatccccgTACCTCATCAAAGGTACAAACCCACACCTGTCtagtgcgtccctcatcttcaacaatgagtaatattaatcaagtccaaatagGACTCGAACTTTTCTGTAGTAACtagcttggtaaacatatctacaagattgagatctgtatgaatttttctcaagtgaacaCTGTCTTCTGACataagctccctgatcttgtgaaatctcacatcaatatgctttgtccttccatgaaacacttgattctttgcaagatgtatggcactctgactgtcacaatgtaacattgtacctccttgctccaacctcAACTCACGAACCGGTCTaaccaaccagactccttccttggcagctcAACTGCCGTCATGTACtttgcctctgtagtggacaatgcaattgtagactgaagcattgccctccatgatataggtccactagccaatgtaaatatatactctgtagtagacctccttttgtctaaatcaccagcatagtcagaatcaacattaCCTGTCAATTCTGTGGagcttcccttgccactgaacatgacacctatatctttagtcttgctcaaatatctgaagatccacttaattgcattctaaTGTTCCTTCCTTGGATTACTCATGTTTTTGCCAACAACATTGACTGTATGAGCTAAATCTGGCCTGTTACAaatcatagcatacatgagacttcTAACTTCGCTAGCATAGGAGACCTAAGACATATGCTCCACCTcttcatgtgttgtagggcatttcCTTTTacataacttgaagtggctagctaacgGATTgttaaccggcttagccttttccatgttgaaacactctagcaccttttcaatatacgtCTTCTGAGTTATCCAAGTTTACCTGGATTTTTAtctgatgcagatacggctgccctttcttggttggaccagcatgacctgctttggaagccaagagccaagaagaactggtccagcccagggttttggtccaacaagggttggaaataaaattagtagtttacttagtattttatttcatgcttttagtttccagacttgaacgtaggagtaggatttatttccttgctttggtttcctttttatagttgtttcctagtttaggctagtttccattccagttacgtttctaatttcatgttcctattttcctatatattagttgtaatcgattgaagattcagagagcaatttgattattgaatgaacgtgtgagtgtgatcctctttttccccctctctactctgatttcccctcccttccctaagggttctccatcaacttggtatcagagccgaaggatcctattccttccccatctttcttcttcccttcccattctctgtgtcggattccaccgatactgagaacacagtaaaaaaaaaaaagaaaaatccatcgCTCACCCACCCCATCCCTTCAATCCTACTGAAAACCAAAGGGTAACCCCTCGGccctctgttttttctttccccttcaaTCAAAACCCTTCTAGGGTTCCAANNNNNNNNNNNNNNNNNNNNcagaaaaaaaaggaaaaaaaaaaaaaaagagaagtcgAGGTCGAAGTCGGAGAAGCAACAGAGAGAGCGAtagcagccaaaaaaaaaatcccaaaaccccctgccctccgccttctctgttccttccggcagcagccaaaaaaaaaaattcccagaACCCCTGCCCTCCGCctcctctttcattttttttcccttccgacAACAGCTGCCGCctcctctttcatttttttccttccgaCAGCAGCCGCCGCCTCCTCTCTGTGTCCGacagcaaagaaaaaagaaaaaaagaaccgagaagaaagaaaagtcgagaagagaaagagatagaagctagaagaagaaagaagaaaacaaagaagaagaaagagagagaggaacatacCTGGTTCGATTTGGGCTCCCGTTTTCTCCTCTGGTTCCGTCTCCAAGAAGGAGATCCCCTCCTCTCTTTTGTCGGTGAAACCCCAACCCACAGTattatttcttccttcttttcatttaaattcttttgacttgccagaaatacccctccctttctcctttattccccctttgtcccatatatttttatttccaaatcaaaccccTATCCCACACGTGACTGACATACCTTTT
It encodes the following:
- the LOC122087167 gene encoding FH protein interacting protein FIP2 (The sequence of the model RefSeq protein was modified relative to this genomic sequence to represent the inferred CDS: added 254 bases not found in genome assembly) — translated: MSSGFDSFIRLNIGGKKFCTTVDTLTQREPDSMLAAMFSGRHTVSQDPEKGFVFVDRDGKHFRHILNWLRDGVVPTLKDLEYPELLREAEYYQLLGLVEGIHAVLNGSKDEDDDAKMDMTELTRTDIIKCIQSKRVRFRGVNLSGLDLSKLDLSFVDFSYACLRNVFFSRANLQSAKFLVVEAEGSNFHNAILRECQFMGANLRGAVLAGANLQSANLQDACLIDCSFAEADLRSAHLQTADLTNANLEGANLEGANLKGAKLGGANMKGANLQRAYLRHVDLRDTHLLDANLGGANLLDAIR